The genomic window CGCGGGCCGCGAGCACGCCCGCGACGCTGGCCGCGGACGCGGGCTCGACGAAGACGCCTTCCTTGGCCGCTACCAGGCGGTACGCCGCGAGGATCTCCTCGTCGGTTGCCGCGCGGAACGCGCCGCCGGACTGCTCCTTGGCCTCCACCGCGCCGTTCCAGGAGGCGGGGGCGCCGATCCGGATGGCGGTGGCGATGGTCTCCGGGTCCTTCACCGGAGCGCCGTTGACCAGCGGGGCCGCACCGGCGGCCTGCACGCCGAGCATGCGGGGCAGGCCGTTGGTGATGCCATCGGCGTAGTACTCGCGGTAACCGCGCCAGTACGCGGTGATGTTGCCCGCGTTGCCCACCGGGAGCGCGTGCACGTCCGGCGCCTTGCCGAGCACGTCGCAGATCTCGAACGAGGCGGTCTTCTGGCCTTCGATGCGCGCCGGGTTCACCGAGTTCACCAGGCCGACGGCCGGGAAGTCGGCGGTGACCTTGCGTGCCAGCTCGAGGCAGTCGTCGAAGTTGCCCTCGACCTGGATGATCTGCGCGCCGAGCATGACGGCCTGGGCCAGCTTGCCCATCGCGATCTTGCCCTGGGGGATCAGCACCGCGCAGCTCATGCCCGCCCTGGTGGCGTATGCCGCGGCCGACGCCGAGGTGTTGCCGGTGGACGCGCAGAGCACCGCCTTCTGGCCGCGATACTTGGCGTCGGTCATGGCCATGGTCATGCCACGGTCCTTGAACGAGCCGGTCGGGTTGGCGCCCTCGACCTTGAGGTACACCTCGCAGCCGGTCAGCTCGGACAGGTACGGCGCGGGCACCAGCGGGGTGCCGCCCTCGAACAGCGTGACCGGCTCCCAGTCGGCCGCACCCGCGAGCCGATCACGGTAGGCCGCGATCAGACCCGGCCAGCGGGAGTGCACTCCTGCCTGCGGGGCGACGCCTGTCGTACTCATTCCTCGGTGCCTTCCAATCTCAAAACGCTGGTCACTGATGTGACGGACGCCATCTCCGCCAAGGCCGACACGGTGTCCGCGAGCGCCGACTCCACCGCGTGGTGGGTCACCACGACCAGGCGCGCACCCTCGCCGTGCCCTTCCTGACGGACGGTCGAAATGCTCACCCCGTGCTTGGCGAATTCGCCCGCAACCTTGGCCAGGACGCCTGGGACGTCTTCGACCTGCAGGTTCACGTGGTAGCGGGTGGGCGTATCGCCGATCGGCGCGATCGGTAGCTCAGCATAAACCGATTCGCCCGGCGCACGGCCACCGAAGAACTTGTTGCGTGCGGCCATCACCAGGTCGCCGAGCACCGCGGAGGCGGTCGGAGCACCGCCCGCGCCCTGCCCGTAGAACATCAGCCTGCCCGCGTTCTCCGCCTCGACGACCACGGCGTTGAACGCGCCGCTGACCGCCGCCAGCGGGTGCTTGCGCGGGATCAGCGCCGGGTAGACCCGCACCGAGACGCGCTCCTTGCCGCCCTCGGCCAGGCTCGGCTCGCCGGGCCCCGCGTCGACGCGCTCGCAGATCGCCAGCAGCTTGACCGTGCAGTTCACCGCGGACGCGGTCTCCAGGTCCTCCGCGGTGATCTTGGAGATGCCCTCGCGGTACACATCGGCCGCGGTCACGCGGGTGTGGAAGGCCAGCGACGCCAGGATCGCGGCCTTGGCCGCCGCGTCGTAGCCCTCGACATCGGCGGTCGGGTCGGCCTCCGCGTAGCCGAGGCGGGTGGCCTCGGCGAGGGTCGCGGAGTAGTCCGCGCCGGTCTCGTCCATGGCCGAGAGGATGAAGTTCGTGGTGCCGTTCACGATGCCGACCACGCGGTTCACCCGGTCGCCGGACAGCGACTGGATCAGCGGGCGCACCACCGGGATGGCGCCCGCGACGGCGGCCTCGAAGTACAGGTCGGCGCGGTTGCGCTCGGCGGCCGCGGCGAGTTCGCCGGTGTAGTCGGCCAGCAGCGCCTTGTTGGCCGTCACCACGGATTTGCCCGCGTTCAGTGCGGCCAGGATCAGGCGGCGCGCGGGATCGATGCCGCCGATGACCTCGACGACCAAGTCGACGTCCGGGCGGTCGACCAGCGCGTCCGCGTCGGTGGTCAGCAGTTCGGCGGGCAGACCGCGATCCTTGTCCAGGCTGCGCACCGCGACGCCGCGCAGCACGACGGGTGCGCCGACACGCGAGCGCAGGTCGTCGGCGTGCTCGCGCAGAATCCGCACGACCTCGGTGCCGACATTGCCCATGCCGAGTACCGCGACGCCGATCGGGCGATCGGTCCCCCAGGTACCGTTCTTGGCCACTTCGGTCATGCCTCAACCTCCAGACTCAACAGATCCGCCACCGTTTCCCGGCGCAGCACCAGTCGCGGCTGACCGTCGCGGACGGCGACGACCGCCGGACGGGTCAACTGGTTGTATCGACTGGACATCGAATAGCAATACGCTCCGGTCGCGGCCACCGCCACCAGATCGCCGGGGCCGACGTCGGCTGGCATCCAGGTGTCGCGGATGACGATATCGCCACTCTCGCAATGCTTTCCGACGACGCGCGCGACAACCGGCTGCGCGTCCGAGGAGCGCGAGACCAAGCGGCAATCGTAGTCGGCCTGATAGAGCGCGGGACGGATGTTGTCGCTCATGCCGCCGTCGACGCTCACGTAGCGGCGGCGCAGGCCGGCGTCCAGCGAGACGTCCTTGGTGGTGCCGACCTCGTAGAGGGTGACGGTGCCGGGTCCGGCGATGGCGCGACCGGGCTCGACCGCGATGGTCGGCTCGGGCAGACCCGCGCGGGCCGCCTCCTCGGCGACCAGGCGGCGCAGGTTCGCCGCGAACTCGCCGAGCGGCGGCGGGTCGTCGTTCGGCAAGTACGAAATACCCAGTCCGCCACCGAGATCCAGCGTCGAGATCTGGGCGGTGCGCTCCACGCCGAACTTGTCGATGGCCTCGCGCAGCAGGCCGAGCATGCGGCGTGCGGCGATCTCGAAACCGTCGATCTCGAAGATCTGCGAGCCGATGTGCGAGTGCAGGCCGACGAGCCGCAGGTTGCCGGCCTCGAAGACCCGGGCGAGCGCTTCCATGGCGTCGCCGCCCGCGATCGAGAAGCCGAACTTCTGGTCCTCGTGCGCGGTCGAAATGTATTCGTGGGTATGGGCTTCCACGCCGACGGTGACGCGGACCAACACGTCCTGCACTACACCGGCGCGCCCGGCGACGGCCTCGAGCCGGTCGATCTCGATCAGCGAGTCGACGACCACGTGGCCGACACCGGCCTGCACCGCGGCCTCCAGCTCGGTGACGGATTTGTTGTTGCCGTGCAACGCGATTCGCTCGGCGGGGAAGCCGGCGTGCAGCGCGATGGCGAGCTCGCCGCCGGAGCAGACGTCCAGCGAGAGACCCTCGTCGCGGATCCAGCGGGCGATCTCGCCGCAGAGGAAAGCCTTGGACGCGTAGTGCACCCTGGCATTGGGACCGAAGGCCTGCACCATGTCGCGGCAGCGGGAACGGAAGTCGTCCTCGTCCACCACGAACAGCGGGGTGCCGAACTGCGCGGCGAGGTCGTGCACCGGCACACCGGCCAGCCGCACCACACCGTCGGCGTCGCGAGAGGCGTTGCGCGGCCAGACGTTCGCGGGCAGATCGATCATCTGCTTCGGGTCGGTGGGGCGTTCCGGCAGATTCGGGGCATGCGGAATCTCCGCGTGCCGTGGCCCGGCGGGGTGCGCGCTCATAGTTGTTCCTTCCTTACCGCACGCGCCGAGCACGTGGACAGATACGAATTCACGAGTCGCCCGCGCACTACATACGCTCCGGTGCGCTGACGCCGAGCAGGCCGAGACCGTTGGCAAGCACCTGGCGGGTGGCCTTCACCAGCTCGAGGCGGGCGGACTTGAGCGGCGTGACCGGCTCGTCGCCCTTGGGCAGTACCCGCATGTCGTCGTCGGACTGGAACGGGTGGTAGGCGCCCGCGAGCTCCTCCAGGTAGCGGACTACCCGGTGCGGCTCCCGGTTCTCCGCCGCCGTCGCGACCACCCGGGGGTACTCGCCGAGGGTACGGATCAGCTCGCCCTCACGGTCGGAGGTCATCAAGGCGAAATCCGGTGCGACGGAGGCGAAATCGAACGCGGCGGAGTTGTCGATGATGCGGCAGGAGCGGGCGTGCGCGTACTGCACGTAGTAGATCGGGTTCACGCTGTCCTGCTTGGTCCACAGATCCAGGTCGATATCGATGCTGGAGTTCACCGAGGACCGCACCAGCGAGTAGCGCGCGGCGTCGACGCCGATCGCCTCGACCAGGTCGTCGAGCGTGACCACGGTGCCCGCGCGCTTGCTCATCCGAACGGCCGCACCGTCTTTCACCAGATTCACCATCTGGCCGATCAGCACCTCGACGGTGTCCGGGTCGTCGCCGAACGCCGCGGCGGCGGCCTTGAGGCGGCCGATGTAACCGTGGTGGTCGGCGCCGAGCATGTAGATGCACAGGTCGAAGCCGCGGGCGCGCTTGTCGTGGAAGTAGGCGATGTCACCGGCGATGTAGGCGGACTTGCCGTCGCTCTTGATGACCACGCGGTCCTTGTCGTCGCCGTACTCGGAGCTGGCGATCCACCAGGCGCCGTCCTTCTCGTACAGCTTGCCGGAGGACTTCAGCTCCTCGACGGCCTTGTCCACCGCGCCGGAGGCGAACAGCGAGCTCTCGTTGAAGTAGACGTCGAAGTCGGTGCCGAACTCGTGCAGGGTCTGCTTGATGTGGGCGAACATCAGCTCGACGCCCTCGCGGCGGAACACCTCGTGACGCTCGTCCTCGGGCAGGTCGACGACGCCCGGGTTCTCGGCGACGATCCGCTCGGCGATCTCGCCGATGTAGGCGCCCGCGTACCCGTCCTCGGGGGTCGGCGCGCCGGTGGCGGCGGCGACCAGGGAGTTGGCGAACCGGTCGATCTGCGCGCCGTGGTCGTTGAAGTAGTACTCGCGGGTGACGTCGGCGCCCTGCGCGGCCAGGATGCGGCCGAGCGCGTCGCCGACCGAGGCCCAGCGGGTGCCGCCGAGGTGGATCGGGCCGGTCGGGTTCGCCGAGACGAACTCCAGGTTGATCCGGGTGCCCGCGAGCGTGTCGGCGGTGCCGTAGGTCACGCCCGCCGTGAGCACCTTCCGCACGATCGCGCCCTGCGCGGCGGCGGCGAGGCGGATGTTCAGGAAGCCGGGGCCCGCGACCTCCGCCGAGGAAACACCCTCGGTGGCGCTCAGCGCGTCGGCCAGCCAGGTGGCCAACTCGCGGGGATTCGTTCCGGCCTTCTTGGCCACCTGCATGGCCACATTCGTGGCATAGTCACCGTGTTCCGGATTACGGGGGCGCTCCACATTGACCTCGTCGGGCAGGACCGCAGGGTCCAGTCCACGTTCGACAAGCACCTTCGCCGCGGTGGAGCGAAGGAGATCTGCAAGGTCAGCTGGAGTCACGAGTCTCTATCCTATGGTCTGGGCAGGCGTACGCCGTCGGGCGGGCACTGCCCCGGATCCGTCCGCAACGAACTGCGACAGCGGTTCATCACATCGAGAGAGCAACGAGCAATGCCGAGTAGCAACAGCGCCTCGAAGTCGGCCAAGGCCGTACGAGCCGCGGGGAAGGTGTCGCCTTCCCGCAAGGGGGGCGGCGGCAAGGGCCCACTTCCGAAGAAGCGCCAGGTCCCGTGGTTGGCCATCGGCGCGGCCGCAGTAATCATCGCATTGATCGGTGCGCTCGCCTACAACCTGGTCCCCAAATACCGCGAACAGGCCGAACTGGACAAGTACACGCCCAGCGCGCAGAAGAAGGATCCCTCGGATCAGATCGCGGGCGTGGTGAAGAAGGACTACGCGCAGGGTGCGGGCAAGCACGTCGACCCGACTCAGCGGGTGGCCTACGACCAGACGCCGCCGTTCGGTGGTCCGCACGACCAGGCGTGGGCCGACTGCACCGGCGTCGCCTACGCGAAACCGATCCGCACCGAGAACGCGGTGCACTCGCTCGAGCACGGCGCGGTCTGGATCACCTACAACCCCGACAAGGTGGACTCCGCGGGCATCGACACGCTGAAGAAGAAGGTCGAAGGCAAGCAGTACACCTTGATGTCGCCCTTCCCCGGCCAGGACAGCGCGATCTCGCTGCAGTCGTGGGGGCACCAGCTGAAGCTGGACGACCCGCAGGACAAGCGGATCAACCAGTTCATCACCGCGCTGCGGCAGAACCAGTACACCTACCCCGAGGTCGGCGCGGCCTGCTCCAACCCGTACTTCGACCGGGAGAATCCGGAACCGTTCGATCCCACGCCGCCCGGTCCGGACGCGGTGCCGATGGACGGCGCGGGGATTCCGACCGATCCGTCCGAGCTCGGTGGTGGACTGCCGCCCGGTATTCCGGGTGTGCCGAGCCTTCCCGGCGTTCCCGGCCTGCCCGGCGCACCCGGGCTCCCCGGCACGGCCGGTCTGCCCAGCGCACCGGCCGCACCGACAGCGGGTTCGTAGATGCCGGACGAGGCCGACGGCGCGGAGACCGGCTTCAAGGCGCAAGTACGCAGGCAAGGGGTGGCGCTGCTGATCCTCGGTGCGATCGGCGCCATCCTGCTCGGGTTCGCCATCGGGACGCTCGTGCGTCTTCCACTGGACGGCGGCTCCGGTGAACCCGACCCCAACGCGGTCGACATCGGCTTCGCCCAGGACATGTCCGCGCACCACGCGCAGGCCGTGGAGATGGCGGGCATCGCTCTGCTGCGCTCGACCGACAACGACGTGCGCAGGCTGGCCTACGACATCATGACCACCCAGCAGAACCAGGTCGGCCGGATGCAGGGTTGGTTGCAGCTGTGGAACAAGCCCGCCCAGGGCGCCGACGGTTTCATGGGCTGGATGAGCGAACCCGACTCCGGGCACGGGCACGGCGGCGGGCACCAGATGTCCGGGTCGATGGCGAGCATGCCCGGCATGGCGACCCAGGAGGAACTCGCCGCGCTGCGCCAAGCGCCCGCGCCCGAGGCCGACGCCATGTTCCTGCGGCTCATGCTGCGCCACCACCAGGGCGGCATGCCGATGATGGAGTACGCGGCCCAGCATGCCGCGACGACCGCCGTGCGCACTCTCGCCGCCAGCATGGTCGAAACCCAGCAGGCCGAATCCCGCCTGCTCACCACCATGCTGACCGCTCGCGGCGGCACCCCCCTCCCCCTCAACTGACCCGGCGTCGGGCCGGACCGTTCGAAAGCGCCCGGCCCGACGCCCTTTTTGGCGTCCAGCGCACGATGCGATACGCTTGCCCCGCCCGATCGGACCGCCCGGCCCGACCGAGATCTATCCCGCCCTCGTAGCTCAGGGGATAGAGCGTCTGCCTCCGGAGCAGAAGGCCGCAGGTTCGAATCCTGCCGAGGGCACTTCACTCGCTGCTTGGCCCATGCCCACGGAGGGCGTGGGCCATTGCTCGTTTCGTCGTGTTTTGTGGGGTGCGACCCCCACGCCCCGCCCGGAGGGCTTCGCTCCCGGACCCCCATCGTGTGGGCTGGGTTTGGTGGGGGTGTTGCGTGAGCGTGTGATCGCTGTCGTAGGTCCGCTGGCGTCGTACTGGCCGAAATGGAGATGCGCCGCCGGTGAGGCCAGCCGGTCTGGGCAGTTGCGTGGTGAACGGCTCGACAGCGCCGGTGATCCGCTTGGGGTGGACCTTGCGAACGGCATCGTGCGCTTGCCCAAGGCGAAGTGCGAGCGGAGTCGGTCGGGCACGCCCGAAACCTGATCGGAAGTCGGGCCGGTGGGCAACGACGGCCCGGCGCCTTGTCGAGGTGGACATTGGTTTGCGCCATGGGCCGTCCTCGCCTCGGCCGGTGCGGGGTATCGGGGAGCGGAATCGATGTGGGGGTTCTTGTCCGAGCCGTGCAGTACCGTCCCGGAGCAGACGATCGTTCGTCGGCACGGTGGGTGTCGCGCCAAGTGCCGACAGCTGGCGAGCCGCCGCGGAGCGCGACCGTCTTTTATACCGGCACAGCGCATTTCGATACCAGAGAGAACTCATGGACTTGCACCTGTCCGCCAGCCGCTACTTCGGCGTGCCCGTACCCGCTCGCGTGGCCGACGCCATCGATGCTCGGCTGCTCGAGTATTGGGCGGGCGATCGCGGCCCGCTCGTGGACGCCCATTTGGCGATCAACTACCCGTACTTCGGAGCGATCGACAAATCGCTGAGTGGATTCGTCGTCATCGATGACGAAGGGGACGACTACACGCTGCTGGATCTGCGCGGCGGCGGCCGGGTGTGGTGGCAGAGTCACGAAACCCGGGAAATCGAGCTGTGGTTCGGCTCTTTCGACGACTGGCTGGCCTACCGGGACGAGCTCGAGCGGGCCGAGGCGAACGACGAGGACGAGCGGTCGAGATTCGATATTCGCGACTCCTTCCGTCCGGCGTCGTTCGCCGCGGACGCCGGGCCCGGTCCGACCAGCGCCGAGCTGGCCGAGCGCTACCAGTGGCTGGTGTGGCTGCTGGCGCAGCCGTTGCTGCGCGACGGAAAGCCCATGCAGTCCGCGGAGGACCTGGCCTCCAGTGCCGCCGGGCACTTCACGCACCATTGGAGGGCTACCGACGCTCAGCAGGTGCTCGAGGTGGAATTGCCACTGCTGCATCGAGATCCGCATCTGGCCATCTACTGGCTGCTGCACACCGGCCTGCTCGCACAGGACGACGACCGCGAACGCGTACTCGCCGAGATCGGCCGTGCCGGCGAGCGTCCTGAGCTATTGGACGCCTTCGTCGCGTCCTTCGGCACGCTGGCGATCGACGGCGACGTGGCGTCCGTGCCGGAGTTCCGCGTCCGCCGTTCGCTGCTCCAGCAGTTCGTCGCTCCCGATGACGAGGCGCGAACGCGGGCCGCGCTCACGGCCATGGCGATGGCACCGGAGCATCTGCCGCTGGCCCGGGCGAGCTGGGTGAACCACGGCTTGGACGACGGGACGCTGACCGCTGAACAGGTGGGCGCCGCCCTCGATCGAATGCCTGTCACGACGGGAACGGAACTGCTGCGCGCCGAAGCGGATCGGCGGGCTGGACGAGAGCACAGCCCGGCCGCGGATACTCTCGTGCGTCTGCTATCCGCATCCGCCGACGCATGGACGATCCGCGTGTGGGCGCTGTCCGTGGTGACGCCGCTGGTGCGCGACGGGGCGGCGCTCGCCGCGGCCGCCGGCGAACTGCTCGGCAAAGACCCGTACAGCAGGGCGTGCCTGATCGCCCTGCGGCGAGCCCACAAGCTGTGCGAGACCGAACCGGTGCTGACCCGCGCGGAGCTCGACCTCCGCTGGGCCGATGCCGAGATGTCGTCTTCCTACCTGGTGCGACTGCGCGCGGACGACTACGCCGCCACCCTGGCCGAGATCGATGGCGCCGGGCTGAGCGAGCTTGTCGCACAACGTGTTCTGCTGCGCGCGGACATCGATGAAACGCACGCCGAAGTCGTCGAATGGGCCCTCGACGCCATGATCGGCAGTGCGCACCCCGATCGGGCCGCGCTGGCCGCCACCGGTATCGAGCACCTGCCCGCCGAGGTACGCACCCGCGTGGTCAAGGGGTTGCGGGTGGACTCCCCGGACAGCGCCTTCGTTCCGGTGCTCCTCCGGCTGCTCGAGCACACACCGGAGCCGGATGCCTCCGACATCGTCGCCGAGATGTCCAACGACGAACTGAAGAAGGCTGTCTGCCACGCACTCGCCCCGGTGGCGCATCATCCGCCGGTGTTCGACGAACTGCTGCGGCTGGCGGCCCAACCCGCACCGGCCAGCACGGTCGAAGCGCTGTGGGAACAGCTGTTCAATTCGAACGCGAAACAGTCTGTGCTGCCGCGGTTGTCGCCCGAGCAGGCCGCGCGGGCCGCCGCCGCCATGATCGACACCATCTTGTCCCATCCCGGGATAAGCGCTCGAAATGCCGCGGGCCACCAGCTGTATCGCTTCCAGCACTCCGGCGCGCAGGACTTCCTCATCGCGGCGCTGGACGACTACGGACGCCGCTACGCCGACTCCGACCCGGCGCACAGCGCGGTACTCAGCCACGGGCAGACGGTGGACGATCAGCTCGAGGACGTGGTCGCCAACCTGTATTCCGCGGTACGGAACCTGAACTCCGAAGCCGCGCGCACCGCGTTGATCGAGCGGCTGTTCACCGAACGGCGCAGCGTCTGGCGCATGGGAAACGCACTCGGCGAGATCTTTTCGGCGGAGGCGCACCGGGAGATCATGGGGCGGTTGCGCGAGCGGCACGACTATCGTGCCGCCGCGCACTACGCCAATGCCGTCACCGATCACGTCAAGCAGCGATGGCCCATTGTCGAACTGCTGCGTGAGATCAGCGGCTGGGCCGCGCCGCCGGACGAGACCGATCAGCGGGTGTTCAAGTACGCGCTGGTCGTCGGCATCGTGGCCGCGTTGGAAGCCGACGAGTACGACCTGGTCCGAACCGCCTACGCCAGTTGGGAATCCATGGCGGCCGATGCAGTCGAGCCCGACAGCCTGTCTCGCGGACGGGACTGGATCGATCCACTCACCTCGGAGGACATGCGCGCCCGACTTACCGAGGTGCTGTCCGGAGAGGCTGATTCGGCACGGCGCGCCCTGCTCGACAAGGGCGAGCGAGCACGTGCGGCGGGGCGGCCACTCACCCGGATCGGTGACGACGACCTCGGCACCTTGGCGGGCACCACCGTGCGGCGTCGCCTGCTCACCGACCGAGGCACGGGCGAAGTGTGGTTCCTCGACTCGGACGGCGAGATCTACGCCTTCGACGGATTCGGCATAGCGAACAAGACCCCCTTCCAGACGAGCCGGATCGGCTATCACGGTATGCGGGAATTCCTGGGTGACGCGCGCGAACAGTCCGAGCGCGCGTTGCTGTGGACGGCGTCGGGCAACGAATTCGTCGAACTGGTGCGTTATCTCGACCGGCTCGTCTATCGGTGGGGGATCAACAACGGCCGCTTCGACACGGTCGGCCTCACCTTTCCCGACCCGGCCGCCGCCGAAAACGCCTTCTTCCGGATGAAATCCACCTGCGCGGCGGCGAAATACGCCGAATCCGATCCGTGGTATCTGCCCGGCCGTGCGGCGATCATGCGCACCTTCTACCGGCCCGACGCCGACAGCGAGCACCTGGTCGCCTTCGACCGGCGACGGTTCGCGGTGGACCCGGAACTCGCCTCGGCTCACGAACGCCGCGAGCTGGAGTTGTATCGCGACGGTGCGGCGCTGTCCACCTTGGAGTGGGTGACCTGGGCCGGCTATCGAGTACGCGAGGAACTGACCGTCGCCGAATGGGTTCGCGCTCGCATCCGCGACGACGATCGCGACGCGGCATGGCATGTCGCCGCCCTCGGCGAGATCGCCGAATACCTGGCGGCACAGGGATTCACCGCACATTCGCCCGGTCTCCACGGGTTCATGGCGGAAGTCGGCCCGCCCGCCCCAGCCGAGGACATCGACGCCCTCGAAGCCGAACTCACGGCACCGCTGCCCGCGAGTCTGCGCGCGCTCTGGCAGCGCATCGGCTACGCCGAGTGGCGGATCGGCGAGACCGGGCTGCGACTTCTGGGCCCCGCCGAGGTACGGCGGGAACGGGGACGCATGCGCAAACTCGGGGCGAAGTACACGGCCGCGCTGGACCGTGACGAGCGACTCGAGTGGGATCCCGTGCTGTCGACCTCGAGCGCGCTGGTGGTCGGCCGCGACGGGTCGGTCGACACCATGTTCTCCGATGTGTCACCGAGTTCCGACGACCGGGTCTTCACGCACTTGGACGCGCATCCGGCCTACTCGTGGTGGGAGAAGTCGCTGTCCTGGATCCTCGCGACCTCGTTCCTGAGCCTCTTCGCCGACCACCTCGAACAGGCCGCGCCCGAAACCACGATGCTCTTCGGCGGCCAGCGGCGCGGCCCGGGACTCACCCGCCGGTACTTCGAGGCCGCCGGGCCCAACGGCACCAAGTTCTGGGAGATCGTCACCGATCCCGGCCTCGACACCGTCGCCACACGGCACGGTAGAGAAGGCAGTGTGGGCACGGTCAACACCAAGCGCTACGGCGACCCGGCCAAGGCGGCCGCCAAGGCCGCGAAAACGATTGCCGCCAAACAGAAGAGCGGATACGAGGAGACCGACGGCTGAGGCACGGTCGGCCGAGCAGCTCGGCGCGGCCGTCCCCCGCGCGCACCGCAGTCGGCCTTTGGCAGGATGGGCCTGTGCGTTCCGTGTTGCGGGTGGGGGCCGTGGTGGCCGCGATGATCGCCCTGAGTTCTTGTTATCCCGAGGATGTTCCGACGTCGGCGA from Nocardia bhagyanarayanae includes these protein-coding regions:
- the thrC gene encoding threonine synthase, translating into MSTTGVAPQAGVHSRWPGLIAAYRDRLAGAADWEPVTLFEGGTPLVPAPYLSELTGCEVYLKVEGANPTGSFKDRGMTMAMTDAKYRGQKAVLCASTGNTSASAAAYATRAGMSCAVLIPQGKIAMGKLAQAVMLGAQIIQVEGNFDDCLELARKVTADFPAVGLVNSVNPARIEGQKTASFEICDVLGKAPDVHALPVGNAGNITAYWRGYREYYADGITNGLPRMLGVQAAGAAPLVNGAPVKDPETIATAIRIGAPASWNGAVEAKEQSGGAFRAATDEEILAAYRLVAAKEGVFVEPASAASVAGVLAAREEGWLDAGLTVVCTVTGNGLKDPDTALLGMPQVQPIAVDPVAVAARLELA
- a CDS encoding homoserine dehydrogenase: MTEVAKNGTWGTDRPIGVAVLGMGNVGTEVVRILREHADDLRSRVGAPVVLRGVAVRSLDKDRGLPAELLTTDADALVDRPDVDLVVEVIGGIDPARRLILAALNAGKSVVTANKALLADYTGELAAAAERNRADLYFEAAVAGAIPVVRPLIQSLSGDRVNRVVGIVNGTTNFILSAMDETGADYSATLAEATRLGYAEADPTADVEGYDAAAKAAILASLAFHTRVTAADVYREGISKITAEDLETASAVNCTVKLLAICERVDAGPGEPSLAEGGKERVSVRVYPALIPRKHPLAAVSGAFNAVVVEAENAGRLMFYGQGAGGAPTASAVLGDLVMAARNKFFGGRAPGESVYAELPIAPIGDTPTRYHVNLQVEDVPGVLAKVAGEFAKHGVSISTVRQEGHGEGARLVVVTHHAVESALADTVSALAEMASVTSVTSVLRLEGTEE
- the lysA gene encoding diaminopimelate decarboxylase, whose product is MSAHPAGPRHAEIPHAPNLPERPTDPKQMIDLPANVWPRNASRDADGVVRLAGVPVHDLAAQFGTPLFVVDEDDFRSRCRDMVQAFGPNARVHYASKAFLCGEIARWIRDEGLSLDVCSGGELAIALHAGFPAERIALHGNNKSVTELEAAVQAGVGHVVVDSLIEIDRLEAVAGRAGVVQDVLVRVTVGVEAHTHEYISTAHEDQKFGFSIAGGDAMEALARVFEAGNLRLVGLHSHIGSQIFEIDGFEIAARRMLGLLREAIDKFGVERTAQISTLDLGGGLGISYLPNDDPPPLGEFAANLRRLVAEEAARAGLPEPTIAVEPGRAIAGPGTVTLYEVGTTKDVSLDAGLRRRYVSVDGGMSDNIRPALYQADYDCRLVSRSSDAQPVVARVVGKHCESGDIVIRDTWMPADVGPGDLVAVAATGAYCYSMSSRYNQLTRPAVVAVRDGQPRLVLRRETVADLLSLEVEA
- the argS gene encoding arginine--tRNA ligase, translated to MTPADLADLLRSTAAKVLVERGLDPAVLPDEVNVERPRNPEHGDYATNVAMQVAKKAGTNPRELATWLADALSATEGVSSAEVAGPGFLNIRLAAAAQGAIVRKVLTAGVTYGTADTLAGTRINLEFVSANPTGPIHLGGTRWASVGDALGRILAAQGADVTREYYFNDHGAQIDRFANSLVAAATGAPTPEDGYAGAYIGEIAERIVAENPGVVDLPEDERHEVFRREGVELMFAHIKQTLHEFGTDFDVYFNESSLFASGAVDKAVEELKSSGKLYEKDGAWWIASSEYGDDKDRVVIKSDGKSAYIAGDIAYFHDKRARGFDLCIYMLGADHHGYIGRLKAAAAAFGDDPDTVEVLIGQMVNLVKDGAAVRMSKRAGTVVTLDDLVEAIGVDAARYSLVRSSVNSSIDIDLDLWTKQDSVNPIYYVQYAHARSCRIIDNSAAFDFASVAPDFALMTSDREGELIRTLGEYPRVVATAAENREPHRVVRYLEELAGAYHPFQSDDDMRVLPKGDEPVTPLKSARLELVKATRQVLANGLGLLGVSAPERM
- a CDS encoding DUF3105 domain-containing protein yields the protein MPSSNSASKSAKAVRAAGKVSPSRKGGGGKGPLPKKRQVPWLAIGAAAVIIALIGALAYNLVPKYREQAELDKYTPSAQKKDPSDQIAGVVKKDYAQGAGKHVDPTQRVAYDQTPPFGGPHDQAWADCTGVAYAKPIRTENAVHSLEHGAVWITYNPDKVDSAGIDTLKKKVEGKQYTLMSPFPGQDSAISLQSWGHQLKLDDPQDKRINQFITALRQNQYTYPEVGAACSNPYFDRENPEPFDPTPPGPDAVPMDGAGIPTDPSELGGGLPPGIPGVPSLPGVPGLPGAPGLPGTAGLPSAPAAPTAGS
- a CDS encoding DUF305 domain-containing protein, coding for MPDEADGAETGFKAQVRRQGVALLILGAIGAILLGFAIGTLVRLPLDGGSGEPDPNAVDIGFAQDMSAHHAQAVEMAGIALLRSTDNDVRRLAYDIMTTQQNQVGRMQGWLQLWNKPAQGADGFMGWMSEPDSGHGHGGGHQMSGSMASMPGMATQEELAALRQAPAPEADAMFLRLMLRHHQGGMPMMEYAAQHAATTAVRTLAASMVETQQAESRLLTTMLTARGGTPLPLN